CACGTCCCGCTCGAACCGCCACAGATTCTCGGCCGCGTCCTCGCCATTGCCGCCGCGATTATAAACCTTGATCTCGGCGCCGGGATAACGGGCCTGAAGGTCCGCCTGGAGCAAGGCGGGATAGGTGCGATCTGCGCTGGAGGCGCCCACCCCTGTGGTGGAGGAGGAGCCGATGGCAACGATGGTCAGCTTCTTCTGCTTGGCCAGCACCTCGGCCGCATGGGGCACGCTGAGGGCGGCCTCGGGCGGGGAGGTGATGCAGGCCGGCGCGCCCGACTGGGCCCGCGCCGGTGCGGCAAAAGCCAGCGCGGCGCACAGCACCGCGCCCGCGCGCATGAAGCCGATGGTCCTGGCGTCCATGATGCCGCCCCCGCGCCCGCCGCTGCTCAGCTGTGGTTCTTCAGCGACCAGCCGAACACGGCGGTGGCCACGCCATTGATGATAAGGTCGAGGCCCAGGAACAGGCCGAGGATGAAGACCGAGTTCACCGGCCAGCCGGCCATGATCTCGATGCCCAAAAGCAGGGTGATGATGCCCGACAGCAGCAGGAAGCCCCAGCCCTTGGCCGGGCGAGCGCCGAAGCTGGCGAAGATGCGGAAGATGCCGCCGATCACCAGCGCCACGCCGATGAAGAGCGTGATGATGCCTGCCGCCAGCAGCGGCTGGTACATGATGAGGCCACCGGCGATCACATAGAGCACGCCCGCGAGCGCCCAGAACAGGAAGCGGCCCCAGCTCTGCACCCGGAAGGCATGGAGCACCTGCACCACGCCGCCCACCAGCACCATGGCGCCCACATAGAGGGCGGTGGCCACCGTGCTCGCCAGCAGATGGCCGAGCGCCACGAAGCCGAGAATCACGAAGGCGACGCCAAGGGCCACAAACCAGCCCCAGCCGGCCTTGATGGAGGTGAGCTGGTCGCGCGTGGCTGAGCCGGGCGTGGGGATGGAGGTAGGCATGGGGGGCACTCCGAACGTCGAGGATACTGAAGGACTTGCTATCACATTCGCGTAAGCGCCGGGAGGAAATTGGCGGGCGGAGGCGCGCTCGGGGACCGCGCCCGCCCAAACAAAAAGGGCGCCCGCAAGGGGCGCCCGGATCGATGGGGAAAAATGTCGCGTCAGCGTTGGGCGGTCGGGGAGGCCGACTGGGCGGAGGCGGACTGGGAGGAGGTCTTCGGCATGATGACCACCTTGGTGCCGACCTTCACGCGCTCATAGAGGTCTTCCACATCGTCGTTCAGCATGCGGATGCAGCCGGAGGACACGAACTTACCGATGGTCTGCGGCTCGTTGGTGCCGTGGATGCGGTAGATGGTGCTGCCGAGATAGAGAGTGCGCGCGCCGAGCGGATTGCCGGGGCCGCCGGCCATGAAGCGCGGCAGATAGGGCTGGCGCTCGATCATCTCCGCCGGCGGACGCCAGTCGGCCCATTCGGCCTTGCGGGTGATCTTCTCGGTGCCCTGCCAGGTGAAGCCCTCGCGGCCGACCCCGATGCCGTAGCGCACGGCCTTGCCGTTGCCGAGCACGTAATAGAGGTAGGTGTTGGGCGTATCGATGATGATGGTGCCGGCCGGCTGGCTGGTCACATAGTCAACCGTCTGGCGGCGGAACCGGGAATCCACCGGCTCGCTCGGATCCACATTCTCGATGCGGGGGCCGGACGGCGCTTGGGTGGTGCCGGGCACCACCGGCGAGTTGGAGGCATAGGACCCGGCCGGAGCGGGCACAGCCTCGCGCACATAGCCGCCGGGGGCATAAGAGGCGTTCTGCGGCGCGGGCGCGACCGCCTGCTGGCTGGCGCGGGCCTGCTGGAGCAACTGGTCCTGCTGGTACGAGCCGGCATAGCCGCCCGCGGGCGGGGGCTCGGCCGGCTGGGTCGCGGCATAGCCGGGCTGGCCCTGATAGGACGGCTGCTGCTGATAGGACGGCTGGGCCTGCTGGTAGCCACCCTGCGCAGAGCCCGGCTGGGCGCCATAATTGGCCGCCGGCTGCTGCGCCGACACGGAGCCGGTGGCGCCGGGCGGGGTGATCGCCATGGGCTGGTTGCTGGGCGCGGCGGCCTGCTGGGCGCCGGGCTGATAGCCATAGCCGGGCTGGACATAGCCCCCGTGACCGCCCTGGCCCTGCGCGGGCGCGGCGCCATAGGTCTGCCCCTGCACGCCGGCCGGCGGCGCGATGGGCGCGCTCTGCACGGCCTGCTGCCGGGAATAGGGGTCGCGGGCGTAGGGATCATTATAGCCCGGCACGCTACCGGACGGCACCACGCCGGTGGCGCCGGGGGATTCGGAAGTGATGGTGCCGGTCGTTTCCTCGTCCGCCTGCGCCTGCACATAAGGTGTGCTGTACGGCACACGCGATTGGGCGTGGGCGGAGATCGCGAGGACAGAGACCCCGAGGGCCGTGAGGAGAGTGGTGCGCAGCATCATGGACTCGGTGCTAATCCTGAAACGTGACGAAATTGGAAACGGCCTGCGATTTTTTTCCGCCTTGCTGGCGTCAAGCTCTCGCGGCCCCGCTTGGTTCCGTGCAGCCCAATTGCCGTGCGTTCCTGAGGGCACCATTAAACCCGTGA
This genomic interval from Aquabacter sp. L1I39 contains the following:
- a CDS encoding HdeD family acid-resistance protein — encoded protein: MPTSIPTPGSATRDQLTSIKAGWGWFVALGVAFVILGFVALGHLLASTVATALYVGAMVLVGGVVQVLHAFRVQSWGRFLFWALAGVLYVIAGGLIMYQPLLAAGIITLFIGVALVIGGIFRIFASFGARPAKGWGFLLLSGIITLLLGIEIMAGWPVNSVFILGLFLGLDLIINGVATAVFGWSLKNHS
- a CDS encoding L,D-transpeptidase family protein encodes the protein MMLRTTLLTALGVSVLAISAHAQSRVPYSTPYVQAQADEETTGTITSESPGATGVVPSGSVPGYNDPYARDPYSRQQAVQSAPIAPPAGVQGQTYGAAPAQGQGGHGGYVQPGYGYQPGAQQAAAPSNQPMAITPPGATGSVSAQQPAANYGAQPGSAQGGYQQAQPSYQQQPSYQGQPGYAATQPAEPPPAGGYAGSYQQDQLLQQARASQQAVAPAPQNASYAPGGYVREAVPAPAGSYASNSPVVPGTTQAPSGPRIENVDPSEPVDSRFRRQTVDYVTSQPAGTIIIDTPNTYLYYVLGNGKAVRYGIGVGREGFTWQGTEKITRKAEWADWRPPAEMIERQPYLPRFMAGGPGNPLGARTLYLGSTIYRIHGTNEPQTIGKFVSSGCIRMLNDDVEDLYERVKVGTKVVIMPKTSSQSASAQSASPTAQR